A stretch of the Glycine soja cultivar W05 chromosome 13, ASM419377v2, whole genome shotgun sequence genome encodes the following:
- the LOC114381835 gene encoding cytokinin dehydrogenase 3-like isoform X1: MALHYPFPTYFILLLVTITRLIYTVGKTEQWKAPILTELDIDNISHKLHDDPEIIQMASRDYGHIVHEFPLAVFRPSSIDDIATLIKSSYNSFAPFGIAARGQGHSTHGQAMARDGVVVDMANLRKQRNGVAISVSKDPLMGHYADVGGEQLWIDVLHTTLKHGLAPVSWTDYLYLTVGGTLSNAGISGQSFRYGPQISNVHEMDVITGKGEFVTCSSQKNLELFHAVLGGLGQFGVIARARIALEPAPKRVKWVRLLYSDFFAFTKDQERLISINGRKQKNALDFLEGMLLMNQGPINNWRSSFFPLSDHPRISSLITEHSILYCLEVAKYYDEQTEINVDKEIQVLLQGLAYIPGFYYEKNVSYVEFLNRVRSGELKLQSQGLWDVPHPWLNLFIPKSQILDFNSRVFKDIVLKRNISSGPVLVYPTNRNKWDDRMSASIPDEEVFYTVGFLHSSGFDTWKAYDAQNSEILEFCRDAGIKVKQYLPNHSTQEDWTNHFGAKWIKFLERKHQFDPRMILSPGQKIFHKQLQPAF, translated from the exons ATGGCTCTACACTACCCTTTTCCAACCTACTTCATACTACTACTAGTAACCATAACCCGTTTGATATACACCGTGGGAAAAACCGAGCAATGGAAAGCTCCGATTCTAACAGAGCTTGACATTGATAACATATCCCACAAACTCCATGATGATCCTGAAATCATTCAAATGGCTTCAAGGGACTATGGCCACATCGTGCATGAATTCCCATTAGCTGTGTTTCGTCCATCTTCTATAGACGACATAGCCACCTTGATAAAATCCTCCTACAATAGCTTTGCCCCTTTTGGCATAGCTGCGAGGGGCCAAGGCCACTCCACTCATGGACAAGCCATGGCTCGTGATGGGGTTGTGGTTGACATGGCCAACCTCAGAAAACAAAGAAATGGGGTTGCGATTAGTGTCTCTAAGGACCCTTTGATGGGTCACTATGCGGATGTTGGAGGGGAACAACTCTGGATTGATGTGCTACATACCACACTTAAACATGGACTTGCACCAGTTTCTTGGACTGATTATTTGTACTTGACCGTGGGAGGGACACTTTCCAATGCTGGAATCAGTGGCCAGAGCTTCCGTTATGGACCTCAAATCAGCAACGTTCATGAAATGGATGTCATCACTG GAAAAGGAGAGTTCGTAACTTGCTCTTCACAGAAGAACTTGGAGTTATTCCACGCGGTTCTTGGAGGCTTAGGGCAATTTGGAGTTATAGCAAGGGCGAGAATAGCACTTGAGCCAGCCCCCAAAAGG GTTAAGTGGGTCAGACTACTTTATAGTGACTTTTTTGCTTTTACCAAAGATCAGGAACGATTAATCTCAATCAATGGAAGGAAACAAAAGAACGCATTGGATTTTCTGGAAGGGATGCTGCTAATGAACCAAGGCCCCATAAATAATTGGAGATCCTCTTTCTTCCCTCTATCTGACCATCCCAGAATATCTTCTTTAATAACTGAACATAGCATCCTCTACTGTCTTGAAGTGGCTAAATATTATGACGAACAAACCGAGATAAATGTGGACAAG GAAATTCAAGTTTTGCTCCAAGGACTAGCCTATATCCCTGGATTTTATTATGAGAAAAACGTGTCGTACGTTGAGTTCTTGAATAGGGTCCGAAGTGGAGAGTTGAAGCTTCAGTCACAAGGACTGTGGGATGTTCCTCACCCATGGCTTAATTTGTTTATACCAAAATCTCAAATCTTGGATTTTAATTCAAGAGTATTCAAAGATATAGTTCTTAAAAGAAACATCTCCTCTGGACCAGTCTTGGTTTACCCCACGAATAGAAACAA GTGGGACGATAGGATGTCAGCATCTATACCAGACGAGGAGGTTTTCTACACAGTTGGATTTTTGCACTCAAGTGGGTTTGATACTTGGAAAGCATATGATGCTCAAAACAGTGAAATTTTGGAGTTCTGTAGAGATGCTGGCATCAAGGTCAAGCAATATCTTCCCAACCACAGCACACAGGAAGATTGGACAAACCATTTTGGTGCTAAATGGATAAAATTCTTAGAAAGAAAACATCAGTTTGATCCAAGAATGATTCTATCACCAGGGCAAAAAATCTTCCACAAACAATTACAGCCAGCGTTTTAA
- the LOC114381835 gene encoding cytokinin dehydrogenase 3-like isoform X2 produces the protein MALHYPFPTYFILLLVTITRLIYTVGKTEQWKAPILTELDIDNISHKLHDDPEIIQMASRDYGHIVHEFPLAVFRPSSIDDIATLIKSSYNSFAPFGIAARGQGHSTHGQAMARDGVVVDMANLRKQRNGVAISVSKDPLMGHYADVGGEQLWIDVLHTTLKHGLAPVSWTDYLYLTVGGTLSNAGISGQSFRYGPQISNVHEMDVITGKGEFVTCSSQKNLELFHAVLGGLGQFGVIARARIALEPAPKRVKWVRLLYSDFFAFTKDQERLISINGRKQKNALDFLEGMLLMNQGPINNWRSSFFPLSDHPRISSLITEHSILYCLEVAKYYDEQTEINVDKVGR, from the exons ATGGCTCTACACTACCCTTTTCCAACCTACTTCATACTACTACTAGTAACCATAACCCGTTTGATATACACCGTGGGAAAAACCGAGCAATGGAAAGCTCCGATTCTAACAGAGCTTGACATTGATAACATATCCCACAAACTCCATGATGATCCTGAAATCATTCAAATGGCTTCAAGGGACTATGGCCACATCGTGCATGAATTCCCATTAGCTGTGTTTCGTCCATCTTCTATAGACGACATAGCCACCTTGATAAAATCCTCCTACAATAGCTTTGCCCCTTTTGGCATAGCTGCGAGGGGCCAAGGCCACTCCACTCATGGACAAGCCATGGCTCGTGATGGGGTTGTGGTTGACATGGCCAACCTCAGAAAACAAAGAAATGGGGTTGCGATTAGTGTCTCTAAGGACCCTTTGATGGGTCACTATGCGGATGTTGGAGGGGAACAACTCTGGATTGATGTGCTACATACCACACTTAAACATGGACTTGCACCAGTTTCTTGGACTGATTATTTGTACTTGACCGTGGGAGGGACACTTTCCAATGCTGGAATCAGTGGCCAGAGCTTCCGTTATGGACCTCAAATCAGCAACGTTCATGAAATGGATGTCATCACTG GAAAAGGAGAGTTCGTAACTTGCTCTTCACAGAAGAACTTGGAGTTATTCCACGCGGTTCTTGGAGGCTTAGGGCAATTTGGAGTTATAGCAAGGGCGAGAATAGCACTTGAGCCAGCCCCCAAAAGG GTTAAGTGGGTCAGACTACTTTATAGTGACTTTTTTGCTTTTACCAAAGATCAGGAACGATTAATCTCAATCAATGGAAGGAAACAAAAGAACGCATTGGATTTTCTGGAAGGGATGCTGCTAATGAACCAAGGCCCCATAAATAATTGGAGATCCTCTTTCTTCCCTCTATCTGACCATCCCAGAATATCTTCTTTAATAACTGAACATAGCATCCTCTACTGTCTTGAAGTGGCTAAATATTATGACGAACAAACCGAGATAAATGTGGACAAG GTGGGACGATAG